Below is a window of Euzebya sp. DNA.
AAGCGCTTCGTGCCCGAGATCGTGGTCTTCCTCGCCCTCGGCGTCGCCATCGGGCCCGAGGGCCTGAACCTGATCAACGACACGAACCTCGCGTCCCTCGAGCTGCTGACCCAGGTCGCCCTCGGGGCGGTGATCTTCCTGATCGGCGATCGCCTGCGCATCGACGACCTGCGCGAGCAGCGGTTCCGCCTGGTCCCGATGAACCTCGGCCAGCTCGTCCTCACCGGCGTGGCGGTGTTCTTCGCGGTGCAGCTGGCGGGGGCCTCGTCCTCGACCGCGCTGCTGCTGGCGCTGATCGCCACCGAGACCGGCGTCCTCACGGTCAGCGCCACGGTCCGGGAGGAGCGCTCCACCGGGCCGACGACGAACCTGCTGCTCAGCTCGGTCGGCGTCACGAACGTGGCGACCGCGGTGCTCTTCGGCTTCAGCCTGCCGTTCATCCTGGCCACGTCGGGCGAGGCGACCCCGCAGCAGACGGCCCTGGTGTTCGGGGAGCTGATCGTGCTGTCGACGATCATCGGCTTCGCCGGCGGGTGGGTGCTCAAGACCTTCAGCCGCTCGATCGAGTCGAGCGGCGAGCTGCTCCTCTTCCTCATCGTCATCCTGACCGCGATCGTGGGGGCGGCCCTCGCGGTCGAGGGATCCGTCGTCATCTCGACCCTGATCGCCGGCCTGTACGTCGCGAACAGCGCCCCGTGGCTGGCCGACCGGCTCTTCGCGACCGTGCGGACCCTCGAGGCGCCGATCTACCTGATCTTCTTCGTGGTGGCCGGGGCGGGCATCCACCTCGAGGAGCTGGCCCAGGTCGGGATCATCGGCGTGGCCTACGCCGGCGCCCGCGCGGCGGGCAAGATCGCGGGGGCGACGCTCGGCGGGCTGGTCGGGCGCAACGCCGGGGAGGGGTTCCGCCTGGGGATGTCCCTGCTGCCCCACGCCGGCATGGCGATCGCGCTCGTCGCCCTGGTGGTCGAGCAGGCGCCCGAGCTCGGCCCGACCGTCTCGGGGGTGGTGCTCGGCTCGATCGTGGTCTTCGAGCTGGGCGGTCCGATCTTCGTGCGGCGCGCCATCCGCGCGTCGGGCGAGGCAGGCCGGGCGGACGACACCCGCGCGGGCGTGGAGGTCATCCCCGAGGTCCTGTCCCACCGGTCGTTCAACCGGGTCCTGGTGCCGATGGGGTCGATCGACGTCGTGCTGCCGCGGCTGCCGTTCCTCCTCGACCTCGTCGGCACGATGCGCGCCAGCCTGATCGCGGTCCACATCTCCCGGCCCGGGGCGGTCGAGGAGGGGACCGAGCCGGAGGTGCTCGGGCTGGTCGAGGAGGTCGCCCGGGAGCGCAACATCGAGGTGACGAAGGTGCACAAGGTCTCGGAGTCCGTCGCCCAGTCCCTCGTCGCGGCGGTGCGGGACCACGAGGCGCAGCTGGTCGTGATGGGCGAGCCGGCGCGCACGTCGCTGCTCGAGCCGAGCCGCTGGGGGATGATCTCCCAGCGCGTCGTCCGCGACGTCGACGTGCCGGTCCTCGTCTATCCCGTCGACCCGTCCAACCCCGAGAAGGTGCCGTCGGTCTACCTGCGCCGGACCGGCGGGGACCGCACCGGCGAACGCCGCGGCGACCAGCCGGACGCCAACGTCTGAGCGGTCCGTGCCTAGACTCGGGGCGTCATGGAACTCAGCCCCGGTGT
It encodes the following:
- a CDS encoding cation:proton antiporter, which produces MDLSLLIIAGLGLVAIVVGNLFKRFVPEIVVFLALGVAIGPEGLNLINDTNLASLELLTQVALGAVIFLIGDRLRIDDLREQRFRLVPMNLGQLVLTGVAVFFAVQLAGASSSTALLLALIATETGVLTVSATVREERSTGPTTNLLLSSVGVTNVATAVLFGFSLPFILATSGEATPQQTALVFGELIVLSTIIGFAGGWVLKTFSRSIESSGELLLFLIVILTAIVGAALAVEGSVVISTLIAGLYVANSAPWLADRLFATVRTLEAPIYLIFFVVAGAGIHLEELAQVGIIGVAYAGARAAGKIAGATLGGLVGRNAGEGFRLGMSLLPHAGMAIALVALVVEQAPELGPTVSGVVLGSIVVFELGGPIFVRRAIRASGEAGRADDTRAGVEVIPEVLSHRSFNRVLVPMGSIDVVLPRLPFLLDLVGTMRASLIAVHISRPGAVEEGTEPEVLGLVEEVARERNIEVTKVHKVSESVAQSLVAAVRDHEAQLVVMGEPARTSLLEPSRWGMISQRVVRDVDVPVLVYPVDPSNPEKVPSVYLRRTGGDRTGERRGDQPDANV